The DNA segment GATAATTGCGCCCGCGATGGTCACCAGTGTGGTGGTCAGGGTCTTCGCCGCCGTCTCGACGGGCGCGGCCCAATCCGCTCCATCGGCGGCCAGGGCGGCCCCGGCCGTCAGCAGGACGGGAAGGGCGGAAAGGGCGAACGACGTGATCTGCTTTCTATGCATGATACTTCCTTATCGAAGGGCGGAACGAATGACGGCGATGGCCAGTCCGCAGCTGGCCACCGACACGAGCGTGAGAAGGGCGTGGATGAGGCGATGACGCCGCAACTGGCGTAGCAGTGCGTCCATGGTTACGGCCTGGCGCTCTACCAGCGCGAACGCCTGGTCGAGTGACGCCTTGACCGTCTTGTCCTTAAGGCTGGACAGGACCGCATCAACCGCCTGCACGCAGGCTTCTCCGGTTGCGCCGAGGAAGCCCTTGATTGCTTCGTCATGGCGACGAAGCATGGCTTCGTAATCCGCGACAAAGCCCTGATGCAAACTGACCGCCATCAGAATCGGATCGTCGCTGGAGATGGCTACGCCGTGCAGACGAACGAGCAGAGCGCGGGCATCATCGAGGCTCATGGCCTGGATTGAGGGCGGCTGAACGCCGCCCCCCTCCAGAACCTCGCCCGTTTCCGGGTCGAAGATCGGCGCGTCCATCACAGATGCGCCTTGCCCATATTGGTGAATAGCGTGCGCTTCATCATGCGCAGGCGCTGGCGTTCCATGATGGTGAAGTCGGGGCTGGCATCCGCTTCATCGAAGGTGACCCGGCGCGTCAGCATCTTGTGCATGTCCTGGCCAAAGGTTTCCGGTTTGACCGCCGGAATGGTCACCAGGCTGTGGATGCGTGCTTTGTTCTTCTCATAGACCTTGCTTTCCTCGAAGGTCTTACCGTTGTGGACCGGCTTGCCGAAATACTCGTTCAGCCACACCACCACGGGTGCCGTGCCGATGTTGCGGCAAAGCGAGGCGAAGCCTTCGATGGT comes from the Magnetospirillum sp. 15-1 genome and includes:
- a CDS encoding DUF6750 family protein; its protein translation is MHRKQITSFALSALPVLLTAGAALAADGADWAAPVETAAKTLTTTLVTIAGAIIGLGIVGYGIWAALNQRIELQKIWIFFVCGLLVSIGPGLMMWWINQVKSAG